From Silurus meridionalis isolate SWU-2019-XX chromosome 14, ASM1480568v1, whole genome shotgun sequence, a single genomic window includes:
- the atf7ip2 gene encoding activating transcription factor 7-interacting protein 2 isoform X2 has product MTSMKRRRCDGGAEKTSVVQRLSTAEVQELISREVQSALEQSDKLMKSMMERIQEVDNEPGYDLKIRKLEAHVMKVKRRGDVVFANLQKRESLEAAQEKNLIPTPEIKKQTDVHMISSANGEISGTSSSSGDMASPGGTTRKPKEGCWKSLRTEDPIVDLTGDTEACRPNGTKHSDAPQTSSQDSMDDRSSPLAEGGENSHQATVEKKTAEVQEAEVALQSRLPPFPDTPFPHQLPVTAACKSMPQKPMVKVARIKSPRGIALLWNVEEEDPDAATMDCYYIYVTQERSDGTFSKWKSMGVIKAMPLPMACRVAAEHSRDRTLCFIIIGKDVYGRYGPYSDVHTVWAGQT; this is encoded by the exons ATGAcaa GTATGAAAAGGAGACGATGTGATGGCGGCGCTGAAAAAACGTCCGTCGTTCAGAGACTTTCTACAGCAGAG GTCCAGGAGCTGATCTCCAGAGAGGTCCAGTCTGCCCTGGAACAGTCCGACAAACTAATGAAAAGCATGATGGAGAGAATTCAGGAGGTCGATAACGAACCCGGATACGACCTGAAGATCCGGAAGCTTGAG gcCCACGTTATGAAAGTGAAGCGAAGGGGAGACGTGGTTTTCGCAAACCTACAGAAACGTGAAAGCTTGGAAGCAGCCCAGGAAAAG AATCTCATCCCTACACCTGAGatcaaaaaacagacagacgTCCATATGATCag TTCAGCTAACGGAGAGATTTCAGGCACGTCGTCCTCATCAGGAG acaTGGCCAGTCCAGGAGGCACAACGAGAAAACCTAAAGAAGGCTGCTGGAAGAGTTTG CGCACAGAGGATCCGATCGTGGACCTGACAGGTGACACAGAAG CATGCAGACCAAATGGGACCAAGCACAGTGATGCTCCACAAACATCATCACAG gaCAGCATGGATGACAGATCGTCTCCATTAG CAGAGGGCGGTGAGAACTCACACCAGGCAAcggtggagaaaaaaacagccGAGGTGCAGGAAGCAGAG GTGGCCCTGCAGTCCAGACTTCCTCCGTTCCCAGACACTCCGTTCCCACACCAACTTCCTGTCACGGCCGCCTGCAAATCCATGCCCCAGAAGCCCATGGTGAAAGTGGCTCGCATCAAAAGCCCGCGAGGAATCGCGCTTCTGTGGAACGTGGAAGAGGAAGACCCGGACGCCGCCACCATGGACTGCTATTACATCTACGTAACGCAGGAGCGCAGCGACGGAACGTTCTCCAAGTGGAAAAGCATGGGCGTGATCAAAGCCATGCCTCTGCCCATGGCCTGCAGAGTGGCGGCGGAACATTCCAGAGACAGAACGCTGTGTTTCATCATCATCGGCAAGGACGTGTACGGCCGCTACGGACCCTACAGTGACGTCCACACTGTGTGGGCCGGCCAGACatga
- the atf7ip2 gene encoding activating transcription factor 7-interacting protein 2 isoform X1, giving the protein MTSMKRRRCDGGAEKTSVVQRLSTAEVQELISREVQSALEQSDKLMKSMMERIQEVDNEPGYDLKIRKLEAHVMKVKRRGDVVFANLQKRESLEAAQEKNLIPTPEIKKQTDVHMISSANGEISGTSSSSGDMASPGGTTRKPKEGCWKSLRTEDPIVDLTGDTEAACRPNGTKHSDAPQTSSQDSMDDRSSPLAEGGENSHQATVEKKTAEVQEAEVALQSRLPPFPDTPFPHQLPVTAACKSMPQKPMVKVARIKSPRGIALLWNVEEEDPDAATMDCYYIYVTQERSDGTFSKWKSMGVIKAMPLPMACRVAAEHSRDRTLCFIIIGKDVYGRYGPYSDVHTVWAGQT; this is encoded by the exons ATGAcaa GTATGAAAAGGAGACGATGTGATGGCGGCGCTGAAAAAACGTCCGTCGTTCAGAGACTTTCTACAGCAGAG GTCCAGGAGCTGATCTCCAGAGAGGTCCAGTCTGCCCTGGAACAGTCCGACAAACTAATGAAAAGCATGATGGAGAGAATTCAGGAGGTCGATAACGAACCCGGATACGACCTGAAGATCCGGAAGCTTGAG gcCCACGTTATGAAAGTGAAGCGAAGGGGAGACGTGGTTTTCGCAAACCTACAGAAACGTGAAAGCTTGGAAGCAGCCCAGGAAAAG AATCTCATCCCTACACCTGAGatcaaaaaacagacagacgTCCATATGATCag TTCAGCTAACGGAGAGATTTCAGGCACGTCGTCCTCATCAGGAG acaTGGCCAGTCCAGGAGGCACAACGAGAAAACCTAAAGAAGGCTGCTGGAAGAGTTTG CGCACAGAGGATCCGATCGTGGACCTGACAGGTGACACAGAAG CAGCATGCAGACCAAATGGGACCAAGCACAGTGATGCTCCACAAACATCATCACAG gaCAGCATGGATGACAGATCGTCTCCATTAG CAGAGGGCGGTGAGAACTCACACCAGGCAAcggtggagaaaaaaacagccGAGGTGCAGGAAGCAGAG GTGGCCCTGCAGTCCAGACTTCCTCCGTTCCCAGACACTCCGTTCCCACACCAACTTCCTGTCACGGCCGCCTGCAAATCCATGCCCCAGAAGCCCATGGTGAAAGTGGCTCGCATCAAAAGCCCGCGAGGAATCGCGCTTCTGTGGAACGTGGAAGAGGAAGACCCGGACGCCGCCACCATGGACTGCTATTACATCTACGTAACGCAGGAGCGCAGCGACGGAACGTTCTCCAAGTGGAAAAGCATGGGCGTGATCAAAGCCATGCCTCTGCCCATGGCCTGCAGAGTGGCGGCGGAACATTCCAGAGACAGAACGCTGTGTTTCATCATCATCGGCAAGGACGTGTACGGCCGCTACGGACCCTACAGTGACGTCCACACTGTGTGGGCCGGCCAGACatga
- the atf7ip2 gene encoding activating transcription factor 7-interacting protein 2 isoform X3 yields the protein MKRRRCDGGAEKTSVVQRLSTAEVQELISREVQSALEQSDKLMKSMMERIQEVDNEPGYDLKIRKLEAHVMKVKRRGDVVFANLQKRESLEAAQEKNLIPTPEIKKQTDVHMISSANGEISGTSSSSGDMASPGGTTRKPKEGCWKSLRTEDPIVDLTGDTEAACRPNGTKHSDAPQTSSQDSMDDRSSPLAEGGENSHQATVEKKTAEVQEAEVALQSRLPPFPDTPFPHQLPVTAACKSMPQKPMVKVARIKSPRGIALLWNVEEEDPDAATMDCYYIYVTQERSDGTFSKWKSMGVIKAMPLPMACRVAAEHSRDRTLCFIIIGKDVYGRYGPYSDVHTVWAGQT from the exons ATGAAAAGGAGACGATGTGATGGCGGCGCTGAAAAAACGTCCGTCGTTCAGAGACTTTCTACAGCAGAG GTCCAGGAGCTGATCTCCAGAGAGGTCCAGTCTGCCCTGGAACAGTCCGACAAACTAATGAAAAGCATGATGGAGAGAATTCAGGAGGTCGATAACGAACCCGGATACGACCTGAAGATCCGGAAGCTTGAG gcCCACGTTATGAAAGTGAAGCGAAGGGGAGACGTGGTTTTCGCAAACCTACAGAAACGTGAAAGCTTGGAAGCAGCCCAGGAAAAG AATCTCATCCCTACACCTGAGatcaaaaaacagacagacgTCCATATGATCag TTCAGCTAACGGAGAGATTTCAGGCACGTCGTCCTCATCAGGAG acaTGGCCAGTCCAGGAGGCACAACGAGAAAACCTAAAGAAGGCTGCTGGAAGAGTTTG CGCACAGAGGATCCGATCGTGGACCTGACAGGTGACACAGAAG CAGCATGCAGACCAAATGGGACCAAGCACAGTGATGCTCCACAAACATCATCACAG gaCAGCATGGATGACAGATCGTCTCCATTAG CAGAGGGCGGTGAGAACTCACACCAGGCAAcggtggagaaaaaaacagccGAGGTGCAGGAAGCAGAG GTGGCCCTGCAGTCCAGACTTCCTCCGTTCCCAGACACTCCGTTCCCACACCAACTTCCTGTCACGGCCGCCTGCAAATCCATGCCCCAGAAGCCCATGGTGAAAGTGGCTCGCATCAAAAGCCCGCGAGGAATCGCGCTTCTGTGGAACGTGGAAGAGGAAGACCCGGACGCCGCCACCATGGACTGCTATTACATCTACGTAACGCAGGAGCGCAGCGACGGAACGTTCTCCAAGTGGAAAAGCATGGGCGTGATCAAAGCCATGCCTCTGCCCATGGCCTGCAGAGTGGCGGCGGAACATTCCAGAGACAGAACGCTGTGTTTCATCATCATCGGCAAGGACGTGTACGGCCGCTACGGACCCTACAGTGACGTCCACACTGTGTGGGCCGGCCAGACatga